The following coding sequences are from one Halomonas sp. HAL1 window:
- a CDS encoding LysR substrate-binding domain-containing protein, whose translation MTTIGVSDSSRLAALDSDLLLAFVTVADSGGFTAAARYLHKTQSTISLRISTLESRLDTLLIERNGRQLKLTGDGETFLVYARRLLQLQREAIAALGRAQPVTLRFGLPEDYADTWLPALLERFGEQHPEVHVHIHCRMSTELLEQLEQGSLDVVLAVRHAPTSGGRRVATEEVVWAAHRRFELDPSRPLPLALFPEQCIYRRRALAALTGIGRDWQLESSSQSPSGLRVIVNQGRTITVTDRRSLPEDWKVIEDAEGLPPLPPAILEVHRSPSLSHPAFDDFMALIDEVLEAVSATSPSHHHHMADVI comes from the coding sequence ATGACCACCATCGGCGTTTCCGATAGCTCGAGATTGGCAGCACTGGACAGCGATCTGCTGCTCGCCTTCGTCACCGTCGCCGACAGCGGAGGCTTTACGGCCGCAGCGCGTTATCTACACAAGACCCAGTCAACCATCAGCCTGCGCATCAGCACGCTGGAATCTCGCCTCGACACGCTGCTGATCGAGCGCAATGGCCGTCAACTCAAGTTGACCGGCGACGGTGAAACCTTCCTCGTCTATGCCCGGCGCTTGCTACAACTGCAACGCGAAGCGATTGCCGCGCTGGGTCGCGCTCAGCCGGTCACGCTGCGTTTCGGACTGCCGGAGGATTACGCCGACACATGGCTGCCTGCACTGCTTGAGCGCTTTGGCGAGCAGCATCCCGAAGTGCATGTCCATATACACTGCCGGATGTCGACCGAACTGCTGGAACAGCTGGAACAGGGCTCCTTGGACGTGGTGCTGGCGGTAAGGCACGCACCCACCAGCGGCGGCCGACGCGTCGCCACGGAAGAGGTCGTATGGGCAGCGCATCGGCGCTTCGAGCTAGATCCCTCCCGGCCACTGCCGCTGGCGCTGTTCCCGGAGCAGTGCATCTACCGGCGCCGGGCGCTGGCGGCACTGACCGGCATCGGTCGCGACTGGCAGCTTGAATCCTCCAGCCAGAGCCCCAGCGGACTGCGTGTCATCGTCAACCAGGGCCGCACGATCACCGTTACTGACCGCCGCTCGCTGCCCGAGGACTGGAAAGTCATCGAAGACGCCGAAGGATTGCCGCCGCTGCCACCAGCAATACTCGAGGTGCATCGCTCCCCCAGTCTGTCCCATCCAGCATTCGATGACTTCATGGCGTTGATTGATGAGGTTTTGGAGGCGGTCTCAGCGACTAGCCCAAGCCACCATCACCATATGGCTGATGTGATCTAA